The following DNA comes from Paraburkholderia phytofirmans PsJN.
CTGATGCTGGCATTCAACAAGGCACTCATCGAGCGCGCGATGGGCGCCGAGATGAAGATGCATCTGGGCTACCCGGCGGGTCAGCCCAAACCCGACGGCCAGGGCAACGAACGTAACGGTGCCAGCGGCAAGACGCTCCTCACCGATTATGGCCCGCTGCGGGTCGATCTGCCGCGCGATCGTGACGGCAGTTTCGAGCCCATCCTGATCCCCAGACACGAGCGCCGTTTCACCGGTTTCGATGAGCGCATCATCGCCATGTACGCGCGCGGCATGAGTGTGCGCGAGATCCAGGCGTTTCTGGCCGAAACCTATGGCACCGAGGTTTCGCCCGATTTCATCAGCTCGGTTACCGACGAGGTGATGGCCGAAACGCTCGCCTGGCAGAACCGTCCGCTCGAGCCGATGTACCCGGTCGTGTTCTTCGATGCGCTGCGCGTGAAGATCCGTGACGAGGGCGTGGTCAGCAACAAGGCCGTCTATCTGGCGCTGGGTATCCAGGCTGACGGCCAGCGCGACGTGCTCGGCCTGTGGATCGAACAGACCGAGGGCGCAAAGTTCTGGCTCAAGGTGTTCAACGAGCTCAAAACGCGCGGCTGCCAGGACATCCTGATCGCCGTGGTCGACGGCCTGAAGGGACTGGCCGAAGCGATCGGCACGGCGTACCCGCGTACGGCCGTGCAGACCTGCATCGTGCACCTGATGCGCAATAGCCTGGAGTACGCGAGCTACAAGGATCGCAAGGCCGTCGCTGCCGCGCTCAGGCCCATCTATACCGCTGTGAACGAGCTGGCCGCGCGGCAGGCGCTGGAGGCCTTTGCCGAAGGACAATGGGGAACGAAGTATCCGACTATCGTGCAATCCTGGCGGCGGGCGTGGGAAAACGTCACGCCATTTTTTGTGTTTCCGCCGGAGATACGCCGGGTCATTTACACCACAAATGCCATTGAGAGTCTGAACATGCAACTGCGCAAGATCATCAAGACCCGTGGTCACTTCCCGAATGACGAGGCGGCCATCAAGCTGCTGTGGCTGGCGCTTCGCAACGTGCTGGCAAAGTCCGTACGCACCACCTTCGACTGGAAATCAGCCATGAACCAGTTTGCCATCCTGTTTGGCGAGCGCTTCACCAACGCACGCGGCTAAATCCGCTAACCGCCTCGCACACAAAAATGCGGACAGGTTCCGAGGCGCTCGCAGCGTGCATGACAAAAAACGGGGAAGCCGCGATCAGTGGCTTCCCCGTTTTGTTGTTCGCGCATCATCTTGCGCTGCGCCAGAGACTGTTGATCGATCGGCGATCGGCGATCAGCGAACCGCCGACTGCGTGCCGCAAACTGTGACCCGCGATCCCACCTCGCGATCCGCACCCGCCGCCTCTCTCAAAGCCGCCGCGAAAAACGCCAAAGCAGCGGAGAGCGGCAGATCGGCGATCGCATCGCTGCCGACGCCGCAGTGCTGCATGAAGATCAGCCGATCAACCCGCGACTCGCACGGGCGCGCGCCGTCTTTCCCACCAAACCGCCGCCAGAAACGCCAACGCAGCTACGAGCAGCACGCCGACCATCGCGTCGTTCCCGACGCCCTTCATCAACGCCCCAGCCACCAGCGGGCCGCCGAAACTCGCCGCGCTCCACGAGGCGCCCACCAGCGAACTCGCGGACACCAGTGCGACACCGCGAAAGCGTTCGCCGCAGGCAACCAGCGACAGCGTATAAATCGCACCGGCTGCCGCGCCAAGCACGTATAGCAGCGGCCAGCACAGCCACGGCGAGGCGATCGCCCACGGCAGCAAGGGCAACAGCGCCACGACGACCACACCGCAACCGATATGCACGCGCTCCCGTCCAAGCCGGTCGGCGAGCCAGCCAATCGGAAATTGCATCGTCGTATCGCCGAGCAACAACGCCGACGCGAACAGCACGGCCACCTCGCTCGTCATGCCGTGCGACATGGCGAAGAGCGGCAGCAGCGAAAGCGCGATCGTGTCGAACAACGCGAAGAAGCCGGTGCCGATCACGAGCGCGGGCATCTGCGGTAAAACACGACGCCAACTGCCGTGCGCCGAGTGCTCATCCTCGGATGCTTGCGGGGTCTTGCGGATCGTGGCGAGCATCGGCAGGGCCAGCAGGAAGATCGCGCCGCAAATCAGGAAGCGCCATTGCGCGAAGCCGGCAATCTGACTCACCAGCACCGGACCGGCCATCTGGAACAGCGTGAAGTTGGTCGCGTAAATAGCGATGACGCGGCCGCGCGTGGCGTCGTCGGCCAACTGGTTGACCCAGGCTTCGCCGATCGTGAAGAGGAGCATCAGCGCGGCGCCGCACAGCACGCGCAGCACGGCCCACAGCCACAGGTTCGAGGTGAGCTGCATCAGCGCGGTGGCGAACGCCACTACCAGCACCGCGCCGACGATCACCTGGCGGCCGCCGAAACGCGCGGTAATCCATCCCGCGAGCGGCACGATGACGAGCCCGCCACCCGCTTGCGCGGCGGTCAGCAGGCCGACGACGTCGGTGCCGTAACCGGCTTGCGTGAGCGCGAGGGCGGTGAGGGGAAGTGTCGCGCCGCTGCCGAGTCCGACGACGGCGACGCTCAGGATCAAAGCGAGGAAATCGCGAGTGAAGATGACTTTCATCGGCCGAGATGCTACTACGGCCGTGAGTCGACCGCACCTGCGTGCGGTTTGAGAGGACCGCGAAAAGGAGCGCTTAACCCACCATCGCCATGCGTTGCGCACGCCGGTCGATCGACACCGACCACAGCGTCAGCACCAGCGCGCCGATCGACGTCGCCACGCCCACCCACGGCAGCGTCGTGAGCGGTGCGCCCGCGCCGATCGCCATGCCGCCGAGCCAGGCGCCCGTCGCATTGCCGAGGTTGAAGGCGCCCTGATTCAAGGTCGAGGCCAGATTCGGCGCATGGCTCGCGCGGTCGACGATCAGCATTTGCAGCGGCGGCACGATCGCGAAGGCCAGAATGCCCCACACGAAAATCGTGATCATCGCCGGGATCTCAGCATGCATGGTGCCGGCAAAAATAGTCAGGATCACGACGATCGCCAGCAGGAACGCCACCAGCGAGGGCATCAGCCGCCAGTCCGCGAGCTTGCCGCCGAGCGTGCTGCCCACCGTCAGGCCGAGGCCGAACAGCAGCAACACGAGCGTGACGGCGTGCGGCGTGAAGCCGGTCACGTCTTCAAGAATCGGCGTGATGTAGGTGAAGGTGGAAAAGAGGCTAGCCGACGCCAGCACGCTGATGCCGAGCACCATCAGCACTTGCGGGTTCTTCAACACGCTGAATTCGCGCACGAGGCTCGCTTTCTGCATTTCGATCTTCGCCGGCAGGCACACGGCGAGCGCGGCCGCCGCGACGACGCCGATGCCCGTCACCGCCCAGAACGTGGCGCGCCAGCCGACCGCCTGGCCGAGCGCGGTGCCGAGCGGCACGCCGAGCACGTTGGCGAGCGTGAGGCCCGTAAACATCAACGCGATGGCTTGCGCGCGGCGGTTCGGCGCGACGAGGCCCGCAGCCACCACCGAGCCGATGCCGAAGAACGCGCCATGGCAGAACGCCGTCACGATGCGCGCGGCCATCAGCACCGCGTAGCCCGGCGCAACCGCGCACAGCAGATTGCCGACGATGAACACGCCGATCAGGCTCATCAGCGCCTTTTTACGCGGCATGTTGGCGACGGCGATCGCGACGATCGGCGCGCCGATGGTGACGCCGAGCGCATACGCCGACACCAGCATGCCGGCCGCCGGGATCGACACGGACAGGTCGCGCGCGACATCGGGCAGCAGCCCCATGATCACGAATTCGGTGGTACCGATTCCAAACGCGGCGACGGCAAGAGCAAGCAGGGGTAAAGGCATGGCGAAGGAGCGTGAATCGGCGCGACGGGAGGCGTCGCGCGGCCGGCGCGCGCTTTCGGGGCGAAAACGCGTGCGCCGTGCAGGGGGTAAAGCAGTAGGGGATTCTACCTAAGTCAAAACGGGCTTGCTGACCGTCGACACGGATGTTGTTTTTTGCTGAAAACCGCTGTCGACCGCGAGCCGCGCTGCGTATTTAGCGGCCGCCGTCATTGGGACCGAGCGAACTGCCGTGCCGGCCGGCGCCACGCGCGAAGTGTGCCGCGCCCGCCACGCCCTCGTCGAAAACCGCTTGATAGCCGCCGGCGCCTTCACGGCGCAACGCTTCGGCGAGATCGTCGAGCATGCTGTTTTCCAGCACCGAACGACGATCGGCGAGCAGTGCGGCCTGCGGAAAGGCGGCCAGTTCGGCGGCCAATTGCTCGGCCGCCGCGCGTGCCGTGCCTTTCGGTACGACACGATTGGCAAGACCGAAGCTGAGCGCTTCCTCCGCACTCACCGCACGGCCGGTCAGGATCAGGTCCAGCGCGCGAGACAGTCCGATCAGGCGCGGCAAGCGGATCGTGCCGCCGTCGATCAGCGGAATGCCGACGCGTCGACAGAACACGCCCAGCACCGCGTCCTCTTCGACGACTCGAAGATCGCACAGCGCCGCCAGTTCCAGCCCGCCCGCCACCGCATAGCCCGCAATCCCGGCAATCACCGGTTTGCTGAAGCTCATGCGTGTCGGTCCCATCGGACCGGGGCCACTGCCGTCCGCGTGCAGTTCGTTGCGGCGGGTGTCGTCGGCGAGAGCAGTCAGGTCCGCGCCGGCGCAAAAGGTGCCGCCCGCGCCGAACAGCACCGCCGCGCGCCAGGCCGGCTCCGCCTCGAAGCGGGCGAACGCGGCGCTGAGCGCCTCGGCGACAGGACGATCCACCGCATTTCGACGCGCGGGACGCTCAAGGACGATCGTGGCCACGCCGATATCCTGGTTAGCTTCGATGCGCACGTGGTCGTTGAAATTTTGCGTGGTTATCATCGTTGTCACCGTAGAAGTCATCAGCGTCTGCCCGCTTATTGCGGGGTTGTGAGCAGTGTGCTCATGCAGAGTAATTAATACCGTGGTCTGTCATGCTTCTTACACAATCGGCTCGTAGCGTAAGCGCTCTCCTAACACGCTGGCGTCTTTTCGCCAGCTTATCGAGCCTGCCTTTGCCCTTGTCCAATTCATCGTCAGCCGCCGCGCCGGCTTGTGCCGAAACGGTCTGGACCGTGCCTCTGCAAGAGCATCCATGGTACGACCATGTGCGCCTGAAACGCGTCTTCGTCACGGACGGCACGCGCCATCAGGTCGTGCTCGTCGACGTACGCAAGCTGCTCGCGTGCGCCGATCGCGACAACACCGATTACGTGCTCAAGCCGGTCGCCGAATGGCATTCGGGCAAGGCGCGCGGCATTCGCGAGTTTCTCGATCCGGAGAATCCGCGTATTCCGCAGATGCCGTACGTGACCATCTCGACGCGTCGTGCGCCGGGTCTGCTGGGTTGGTTCGGACTGGAGCGCGAAGGCGTGGTGGCGTTTCGCAACGGCCAGCATCGTGCGCGCTATCTGGCCGATGCGGGCGCGCGCTGGTTTCCGGTGGAAGTACACGAACGTGAGGCGACCTTGCTGCGCGAACTCTGCGGCGCCGCGGACGACGCGCGCACCGTGATCCGCGCGACGCCGCTGAACACCGGCGGCGTCTAGGCGGGCGCGCGCACCACATTGCGCGGCGTGCCGGCTTGCCAGGCCGCGACGTTATCGAGCGTGGTCTGGGCGATCTCGTTCATCGCCTCGCGCGTGAAGAACGCCTGATGCGCGGTGACGATCACGTTCGGGAACATCAACAGACGCGCGAGCACATCGTCCTGCAAAGGCAAGTTCGAGTGATCCTCGAAGAACAGGCCACTTTCTTCCTCGTACACGTCTAGCCCAAGATGGCCGAGCTGGCCGTCCTTCAGGGCGCCGATCAGCGCATTGCTTTCGACTAGGCCGCCACGGCCCGTATTGATCAGCATCGCGCCGCGCTTCATCTTGGCGAGCGCGGGGCCGTTGATGAGATGGTACGTGTCGGGCACCAGCGGACAATGCAGGCTGACCACGTCGGACTCGGCGAGCAGCGCGTCGAGCGGCACGTAGCGGGCGCCGAGCGCGAGCAGATCGGCGGCGGGCTTGCCCGGATCGTACGCGAGCACCTGCATGCCAAAGCCCGCCATGATGCGCCCGAATACGCGGCCGATCATGCCGGTGCCGATCACGCCCACGGTCTTGCCATGCAGATCGAAACCGAGCAGACCGTGCAGCGAAAAGTCGCCTTCGCGCGTACGTGCGACAGCGCGCGGCAACCGCCGATTCAGCGCCAGAATCAAGCCGACCGCATGTTCGGCCACCGCGTGCGGCGAATAGGCCGGCACCCGCGCGACCGTGATGCCGAGGCGCTCAGCCGCGGCGAGGTCGACGTGATTGAAACCCGCCGAGCGCAGCGCGATCATGCGCGTGCCGCCGGCATGAAGCCGCGCAAGGACCGCCGCGTCGACGTTGTCGTTGACGAACGGACACACCACGTCGTAGCCCTGCGCGAGAATGGCCGTCTCGCTGTCGAGGTGCGACTCCTGGCAGTGCAACTCATAGCGATGCGTGGCATTGGCTTCGGTGAATGTGTCACGGTCGTATTGGCGGCTGCTGAACAGGATCATGCGCATGTCGGGCTCCGAAGAATGCATGCCGGCGCTAAAGAAACGGACTCATGACGCGGCAGTGAGCGATCCAGTATAGGTTAGCCTCGCGCACGCACTGCATTGCCAATCCATTCGCCTTTGCTAAAAATCATTGTTTTGCGAAGTCAAGCGAAACGCGAGTTAAAAATAATATTGACAGCCACACAAAATTACAATATTCATTAAAAAACGCAGTTCCAAAAAAGCATGTTCGCTCATGCTGTTTTAAATTGACCATCAGCAGACGATGTCTTTTTCAAGGCGCAAGGCGACTTCGCGAGGAAAGAGTGACTGTCGAGCTATCGGAAGACTGTTTCAATGCGTGCCGCTGCAGTGCGGCAAATCAGCTCGGGCGCATTTCGCGTCATTTCATTGCCATAAATTAAATTTCACTCATTCGTGATGCGGGTTGAGTAAAGCGTGCGTCATACTGCGACGAATTAATCTATTCGAATTTTTCGAATGGTTATTCAGTCTCCTGCTAATAAACCCGTCAATCGGCGAGCCAACATGATCGGTGAATTGCTGACGTCTCAACCGGAGATCGCGCTGTTCGCAAGCCTTGCAATTGGATATTTCATTGGTTCGTTCCGCATCGGTCCGATTCAGCTCGGCGGCGTGTGCGGCACGTTGATCGTCGCGTTATTGCTGGGCCAGACGGGTGCGCGCATCGCCCCCGATCTGAAGAACATCGCTTTCGCGCTGTTCATCTTCGCGTTGGGTTTTACCGGCGGGCCGCAGTTCTTCGCCAACATCGGCCGCGGCTGGCGTTATGGGCTGCTGTCGGTGGTCGAGATCGTGTCGGTGCTGGCGCTGATCATGATCGCGGTGACCGTCATGCGGCTCGATGCCGGCACCGCGGCCGGTTTGCTGGCCGGCGCCGCAACGGAATCGGCCGTGATCGGCACGGCGTCCGAGGCGATTGCCAAGCTCGGCTTCGGCGACGCGGAAACGGTCCGGCTGCAGGCCAATATCGTGACCGCGTATAGCGTGAGCTACCTGTTCGGCCTGATCACCATCGTGCTCTTTACGAGCCAGTTCGCGCCGCTGCTGTTGCGCGTCAATCTGCGCGAGGAAGCCGAGCGCGTGTGGCGCAAGCTCGGCGGCGAAGGCTCGTTCGGCGAGGGCCAGCGCGCGGCTGCGCCGGCGCTGGTGGGGCGGGCGTTTTTTGTCGGCGCGGCGGCCGGCGCGACGATCCAGGCGTTCGAACAGCAGTACGGCTTCAACCTGACGGTCGAGCGCGTGCGGCGCAACGGCGCGAACGTGCCGGCCGAACCGCAACTGACGCTCGCGCCCAACGACGTCGTTCTGCTGGCGGGGCGGCGTGAAGCGATCGTGGCGGCCGCGTCCAGTCTCGGCGACGAAGTGAGCGGCGCGGACTTCGGCCTCGTGATCGCCGAAAAGGTCGATGCCGTGCTGACGCGCCGCGATCTGCACGGCCGGACCATCGCGCAGGTGCGCGAACAGGCGACGCCGGAAAACGGCCGCGGCGTCTACATCGCGGCGGTTACGCGGCTCGAAACCACGGTGCCGGCGCTGCCCGGCACCGAACTGAATCGTGGCGACGTATTGACGCTAGTGGGCGCAAAGGCCGATGTCGAACGCGGCGCGAAGCGTTTGGGCTACATACTCGTCGCGACGCAGAAAACCGACTTCGTCTATCTGGCTCTGGGCGTGCTGGTCGGTATGGCGATCGGCCATCTCGGCGGACGGGTGGGCGGCGTGTCGGTCGCGCTCGGTACCGGCGGCGGTTGTTTGCTGTCGGGACTGATGTTCGGCTGGATCCGCTCGCGGTATCCGCTGATCGGTTCGCTGCCTTCGGCGGCCGCGCAAATCCTCAAGGACTTCGGTCTTGCCACATTTATCGCGGCAGTGGGGCTGTCGGCGGGACCGGACGCCATCAAGCTGGTGCGTGAATACGGTCTCGCGTTGCCGGTGGCCGGAATTCTGATGGTGCTCGTGCCCGGACTGCTGTCGTTATGGATCGGCCGCATGTTCCTCAAGCTCGAGGCGCCCATGCTGCTCGGCGCGATTGCCGGCCAGCAATGCAGCACGCCGGCGATCAGCGCACTCGTCGGCGTGACGGGAAATTCCACACCGGTGATCGGCTACACGATCACGTATGCACTCTCGAACATTCTGTTGCCGCTGATGGGGCCGGTAGTGGTCGGCCTCGCCGGGAAATTCCACTAGGCGGGCAGATGTGCCGGACGTGCGCGACACGATGGCGCTCCGTGTGCACAGCGCGCAGTCAGTAAAGTACTCAGCATCGCCAACTATTCAGCGAGGGCACGATGGACTGGCTACATCACATCTTTCAGAAATCACCCGAGATTGCGCTGTTTCTGTCGCTCGCAGTCGGCTACTTCATCGGGCAGATCAACTTCGGCAAGTTCCAGTTGGGCGGCGTGGGCGGGTCGCTGCTGGCCGCGGTCGTGATCAGTCAGGCGGGCGTGACGATCGATAACGGCGTGAAGTCGGTCATGTTTGCCGTCTTCATCTACGCGGTCGGCTACGACTCCGGGCCGGGGTTCTTCAATTCGCTGAACCGCAAGACGCTGCGCGAGATCGCGATGGCCTTGTTTCTGGCGGTCAGCGCGCTGGTTACGGTGGTCATCTGCGCGAAGCTGTTCCATCTGAACAAGGGACTCGCCGCCGGGCTCGCGGGCGGCGCGCTCACGCAGTCGGCGATTATCGGCACGGCGGGCGACGCGATCGCGCGCCTCGGCTTGCCCGCCGATCAGGTCAAGTCGCTGCAATCGGATGTGGCGATCGCCTACGCGGTGACCTACGTGTTCGGCTCGCTGGGCGCGATCATCGTGTGCGTGAATATTCTGCCCAAATTCATGGGCCAAAGTTTGCGCGACGCCGCGATCCAGGCGGAACGCGAGTTGACATCAGGCGCGCCGTCCGTCGCGCCGGGGCAGCTTTCCGCGTTACCCGAAATGGTCGGCCGCGCGTACAAGATCGACGTCAGCGCGGGGAAAACGGTGAAGGCCGTCGAAACGCAGCATCAGGACCTGTTGACGATCGAGCGGATCAAGCGCGATGGCCAGCAACTCGACCCGGCGCCCGACCTCGTATTGAAGCCCGATGACGTGGTGCTGGTGGTGGGCCGCCGTGAAGCCGTGGTCGCATTCGGCGCGAGCGGCGGCGAGGTGGCCACCGTCGAGGACGTCGGTGTGGTCATGCAGACGCGCCAGGGCGTGTTCACGCGCAAAGGCATGAATCACACCACGATCGCCGCCGCGCGAGAAGTGGTGGACCGCGATATGCGCCACGGTGTCTACATCCAGGGTATTTCGCGCGCCGGTCAGCCGTTGCCGATTCTGCCGGAAACCGAACTCGAGCACGGCGACGTCATCACCTTCTATGGTTCGCCGAAAGACACCAAGCGCGCCGTCGAAGCCGCCGGCTACGAGTTGCCGTACAGCATCAAAACCGACTTCATCTACATGGGCGTCGGCCTCGTGCTCGGTTTGCTGATCGGGCTGATCGTGATCAACGTCGGCGGTATTCCGCTCACGCTCGGCTCGGGCGGCGGCTGTCTGCTGGCCGGCCTGCTGTTCGGCTGGATGCGCGGCAAGCATCCCATGTACGGCGTGATGCCTTCGGCGGCTTCGCGGCTGCTGCAGGATTTCGGTCTGGCGGCATTCGTGGTGGTAGTGGGGCTCAACTCCGGCTTGCAGGCCGTGGTGACGGTCAAGCAACTCGGCATCACGATTTTCCTGCTCGGTGTATTCGTCACGCTGTTTCCGTTGCTGCTCACCATGCTGTTCGGCCGCTACGTGCTGAAGTACAACAACGCGGCCATTCTGGCCGGTGCGCTGTCCGGCTCGCGCAGCGCGAATCCGGCATTCGGCGGCGTCCTCGACAAGGCGGAAAGCGCTGTGCCGACTGTGCCGTTCGCGATCACGTATGCCATCGCGAACGTCGCGTTGACGCTGCTCGGGCCGCTCGTGGTCGGGCTCGTCTAGCGCGGGCGCAATCGATCTCTCGCGCCGGCGCTCATCGAGCGATCATCGCCGCGCCGGCGTCTTTCACTTGACTCATTGGAGAACGCATCATGGCAAAAGAGAAGGGCGACAAGAAGCATGCAGATATGGCGCAAGCAGGCATGGCCGCGCTCAGCCCGTTCGAGTTGAAGGACGAGCTGATCAAGGCGGCCGGGGGCGCCGCCGTGGAGCGGCCCGCCAATGCATCGATGCTCAACGCCGGCCGCGGCAACCCCAATTTTCTGGCGACGATTCCGCGCCACGGCTTCTGGCAACTCGGCCTCTTTGCGATGCGCGAATCGGAGCGCTCGTTTGCCTACATGCCGGAAGGCGTGGGCGGCTTTCCGCGACGCGAGGGTCTCGAAGAGCGCTTCGATCTGTTCCTGCGCGAGAACAAGGGCGTGGCGGGCATCGACTTCCTGCGCGGCGCGGTGTCGTATGTGCGCGACCAGTTGGGATACTCGGCGGGCGACTTCCTGTATGAAATGTGCGAGGGCATTCTCGCTTCGAACTATCCGGTGCCGGACCGCATGCTCAAGCTGTCCGAATTGATCGTCGGGCAGTATCTGCGTAAGGAGATGATCGGCGACCATCCTTTTGTCGGCGAGTTCGACGTGTTCGCGGTGGAAGGCGGCACGGCGGCGATGACGTACATCTTCAACACGATGCGCGAGAACCACCTGATCAAGGCCGGCGACACGATCGCGCTCGGCATGCCGATCTTCACGCCGTACATCGAAATTCCGCGTTTGAACGACTACAGGCTCAACGTGGTGAATCTCGAAGCCGACGTGGCGAACGGCTGGCAGTATTCGAAGAAGGAACTCGACAAGCTGCGCGATCCGAAGGTGAAGGCGTTCTTTCTCGTGAATCCGAGCAATCCGCCTTCGGTGAAAATGGACGACGAAAGCCTTCGGTACATTGCCGACATCGTCAAGGAACGGCCCGATCTGATCCTGCTGACCGACGACGTGTACGGCACTTTTGCCGACGACTTCGTCTCGCTATTCGCGCTTGCGCCGAAGAACACCATTCTCGTGTACTCGTACTCGAAGTACTTCGGCGCGACCGGCTGGCGTCTGGGCACGATCGCGACGCATCGCGACAACGTGCTCGACAAGCTGATCGCCGATTTGCCGAAAGACGCGAAGAAGCAGT
Coding sequences within:
- a CDS encoding 2-hydroxyacid dehydrogenase; protein product: MRMILFSSRQYDRDTFTEANATHRYELHCQESHLDSETAILAQGYDVVCPFVNDNVDAAVLARLHAGGTRMIALRSAGFNHVDLAAAERLGITVARVPAYSPHAVAEHAVGLILALNRRLPRAVARTREGDFSLHGLLGFDLHGKTVGVIGTGMIGRVFGRIMAGFGMQVLAYDPGKPAADLLALGARYVPLDALLAESDVVSLHCPLVPDTYHLINGPALAKMKRGAMLINTGRGGLVESNALIGALKDGQLGHLGLDVYEEESGLFFEDHSNLPLQDDVLARLLMFPNVIVTAHQAFFTREAMNEIAQTTLDNVAAWQAGTPRNVVRAPA
- a CDS encoding bifunctional aspartate transaminase/aspartate 4-decarboxylase, producing MAKEKGDKKHADMAQAGMAALSPFELKDELIKAAGGAAVERPANASMLNAGRGNPNFLATIPRHGFWQLGLFAMRESERSFAYMPEGVGGFPRREGLEERFDLFLRENKGVAGIDFLRGAVSYVRDQLGYSAGDFLYEMCEGILASNYPVPDRMLKLSELIVGQYLRKEMIGDHPFVGEFDVFAVEGGTAAMTYIFNTMRENHLIKAGDTIALGMPIFTPYIEIPRLNDYRLNVVNLEADVANGWQYSKKELDKLRDPKVKAFFLVNPSNPPSVKMDDESLRYIADIVKERPDLILLTDDVYGTFADDFVSLFALAPKNTILVYSYSKYFGATGWRLGTIATHRDNVLDKLIADLPKDAKKQLHERYESITTEPDKLKFIDRLVADSRTVALNHTAGLSTPQQVQMVLFSLFSLMDTPDAYKNALKRLIRKRKQALYEEVGISFKDDDPNQVDYYTILDVEFLGERMFGREFVDWLLKNTEPSELLFRLAREARVVLLPGLGFGTQHPSGRVSLANLNESDYRQIGRAMRKLIEELVERFNAATGKNLDKTKVK
- the aspT gene encoding aspartate-alanine antiporter, whose protein sequence is MDWLHHIFQKSPEIALFLSLAVGYFIGQINFGKFQLGGVGGSLLAAVVISQAGVTIDNGVKSVMFAVFIYAVGYDSGPGFFNSLNRKTLREIAMALFLAVSALVTVVICAKLFHLNKGLAAGLAGGALTQSAIIGTAGDAIARLGLPADQVKSLQSDVAIAYAVTYVFGSLGAIIVCVNILPKFMGQSLRDAAIQAERELTSGAPSVAPGQLSALPEMVGRAYKIDVSAGKTVKAVETQHQDLLTIERIKRDGQQLDPAPDLVLKPDDVVLVVGRREAVVAFGASGGEVATVEDVGVVMQTRQGVFTRKGMNHTTIAAAREVVDRDMRHGVYIQGISRAGQPLPILPETELEHGDVITFYGSPKDTKRAVEAAGYELPYSIKTDFIYMGVGLVLGLLIGLIVINVGGIPLTLGSGGGCLLAGLLFGWMRGKHPMYGVMPSAASRLLQDFGLAAFVVVVGLNSGLQAVVTVKQLGITIFLLGVFVTLFPLLLTMLFGRYVLKYNNAAILAGALSGSRSANPAFGGVLDKAESAVPTVPFAITYAIANVALTLLGPLVVGLV
- the aspT gene encoding aspartate-alanine antiporter, whose protein sequence is MIGELLTSQPEIALFASLAIGYFIGSFRIGPIQLGGVCGTLIVALLLGQTGARIAPDLKNIAFALFIFALGFTGGPQFFANIGRGWRYGLLSVVEIVSVLALIMIAVTVMRLDAGTAAGLLAGAATESAVIGTASEAIAKLGFGDAETVRLQANIVTAYSVSYLFGLITIVLFTSQFAPLLLRVNLREEAERVWRKLGGEGSFGEGQRAAAPALVGRAFFVGAAAGATIQAFEQQYGFNLTVERVRRNGANVPAEPQLTLAPNDVVLLAGRREAIVAAASSLGDEVSGADFGLVIAEKVDAVLTRRDLHGRTIAQVREQATPENGRGVYIAAVTRLETTVPALPGTELNRGDVLTLVGAKADVERGAKRLGYILVATQKTDFVYLALGVLVGMAIGHLGGRVGGVSVALGTGGGCLLSGLMFGWIRSRYPLIGSLPSAAAQILKDFGLATFIAAVGLSAGPDAIKLVREYGLALPVAGILMVLVPGLLSLWIGRMFLKLEAPMLLGAIAGQQCSTPAISALVGVTGNSTPVIGYTITYALSNILLPLMGPVVVGLAGKFH
- a CDS encoding crotonase/enoyl-CoA hydratase family protein, translating into MITTQNFNDHVRIEANQDIGVATIVLERPARRNAVDRPVAEALSAAFARFEAEPAWRAAVLFGAGGTFCAGADLTALADDTRRNELHADGSGPGPMGPTRMSFSKPVIAGIAGYAVAGGLELAALCDLRVVEEDAVLGVFCRRVGIPLIDGGTIRLPRLIGLSRALDLILTGRAVSAEEALSFGLANRVVPKGTARAAAEQLAAELAAFPQAALLADRRSVLENSMLDDLAEALRREGAGGYQAVFDEGVAGAAHFARGAGRHGSSLGPNDGGR
- a CDS encoding plasmid fertility inhibition factor family protein is translated as MLLTQSARSVSALLTRWRLFASLSSLPLPLSNSSSAAAPACAETVWTVPLQEHPWYDHVRLKRVFVTDGTRHQVVLVDVRKLLACADRDNTDYVLKPVAEWHSGKARGIREFLDPENPRIPQMPYVTISTRRAPGLLGWFGLEREGVVAFRNGQHRARYLADAGARWFPVEVHEREATLLRELCGAADDARTVIRATPLNTGGV
- a CDS encoding MFS transporter, producing MPLPLLALAVAAFGIGTTEFVIMGLLPDVARDLSVSIPAAGMLVSAYALGVTIGAPIVAIAVANMPRKKALMSLIGVFIVGNLLCAVAPGYAVLMAARIVTAFCHGAFFGIGSVVAAGLVAPNRRAQAIALMFTGLTLANVLGVPLGTALGQAVGWRATFWAVTGIGVVAAAALAVCLPAKIEMQKASLVREFSVLKNPQVLMVLGISVLASASLFSTFTYITPILEDVTGFTPHAVTLVLLLFGLGLTVGSTLGGKLADWRLMPSLVAFLLAIVVILTIFAGTMHAEIPAMITIFVWGILAFAIVPPLQMLIVDRASHAPNLASTLNQGAFNLGNATGAWLGGMAIGAGAPLTTLPWVGVATSIGALVLTLWSVSIDRRAQRMAMVG
- a CDS encoding IS256 family transposase translates to MPMKKKRTVASQAAARGPLPALPEGLLDDLVKGPMTPNEVQDLMLAFNKALIERAMGAEMKMHLGYPAGQPKPDGQGNERNGASGKTLLTDYGPLRVDLPRDRDGSFEPILIPRHERRFTGFDERIIAMYARGMSVREIQAFLAETYGTEVSPDFISSVTDEVMAETLAWQNRPLEPMYPVVFFDALRVKIRDEGVVSNKAVYLALGIQADGQRDVLGLWIEQTEGAKFWLKVFNELKTRGCQDILIAVVDGLKGLAEAIGTAYPRTAVQTCIVHLMRNSLEYASYKDRKAVAAALRPIYTAVNELAARQALEAFAEGQWGTKYPTIVQSWRRAWENVTPFFVFPPEIRRVIYTTNAIESLNMQLRKIIKTRGHFPNDEAAIKLLWLALRNVLAKSVRTTFDWKSAMNQFAILFGERFTNARG
- a CDS encoding MFS transporter, yielding MKVIFTRDFLALILSVAVVGLGSGATLPLTALALTQAGYGTDVVGLLTAAQAGGGLVIVPLAGWITARFGGRQVIVGAVLVVAFATALMQLTSNLWLWAVLRVLCGAALMLLFTIGEAWVNQLADDATRGRVIAIYATNFTLFQMAGPVLVSQIAGFAQWRFLICGAIFLLALPMLATIRKTPQASEDEHSAHGSWRRVLPQMPALVIGTGFFALFDTIALSLLPLFAMSHGMTSEVAVLFASALLLGDTTMQFPIGWLADRLGRERVHIGCGVVVVALLPLLPWAIASPWLCWPLLYVLGAAAGAIYTLSLVACGERFRGVALVSASSLVGASWSAASFGGPLVAGALMKGVGNDAMVGVLLVAALAFLAAVWWERRRAPVRVAG